The Comamonas testosteroni genome contains the following window.
CGCGCCAAAACTGTTTCTCTGCCTTGTTGTGTACTAAGCCCCAGGACTCAACCACCACCAGCAATAGCTTATCGGGCGTCACGGCCCCCTGACTCGGATCACCAAGCCGACTCATGGCAGACTGCTTCGACGCAATAGGCCTGAATACCCCCACATCAGGTACATAGCCTTCTTCGTAGAAAGCCATCGCTTGCTTCATAAACCGGCTATCCAGCAGCCACGACCCAGCTAGCTTGGCCTGACGAATGCCATAAAGCTTGTCCTCCGGGTGATTGAAGCCATCAAGCCTGGGCACAGTCACCGCAACACTCGCAATCACCAGCACCCACACCAGCATGGATCGCCCCGGCGACCCCATATGGTGAATGCGCACACACAGCCAGCCCCAGGCCACCAGCGCCACCAAGCCCACAATGCCAGCCAGAATCCAGCCGATATTGGCATAAGGCAAAAAGCCCAGCAACTCCAGCACATCGTCATAGTTCGACGACAGATTGACTTGCGCAAAAGCAAAAAGAAAATCCGCCAGCCACAGAAGGGCCAAGCCTGCCGCAAAACATAGTGGCCTGCCGCGCGCAGCCAGAGCCAGCAACAGAAACTCGGCCCAAAACCAAGGTCGGTAGACTTGAAACGCCCATGCTGCGGCCAAGCCCGGCAGCATGGGCAACAGCAACGAGCCCAGCGCAGCGCTGACGGTTTTCCACTCGCTCATCAGCTCACTAGCGTGCGGCATGATGGCCCACTCCATCAATCAATGTACGTACCAGGAAGTCAGAGGGCAGCGTGAGTGGATTCATCTCCCCACTGCCCAACCAAACCAAGAAATTACCGGCCTCGTCCATCACAAATAGCGCAGACATACCATAGAGATAGCCGCGTTGCAGCCATACCATGGCGTCTCCCATGCGGCGGCGCTCCAGAAAGCCGTCCATGCAGCTTTCCAATATCAATTCGTTGCAGGGGATACCTGGATCGTGCATACCGCGCGCATAGCCCAACAAAGCACGGTTGTCAGCCACAAAGCGGGCTAGTCCCTGGGCACTCCCTGTCATGCCCATGGGCGCGCGCAGTGCCTGCCAGTCAAAGTGTTCTACAAACTCCGGCCCACGCACCTCGTTGTGCATAAAGTTATAGGCAATGGGTGAATCCGCCTCATCCATATAGCCCAGCCCGTAGCGTGATAGATGCATATCCTGCTCCAGCGCACTCCACAGACTGCGGCCCATATGCTTTTCATAGGCCGCAGCGGCCAGGCAAAAGCCCAGATTGGCATAGGCATGACGTGCACCTGGAGTGAATTGCAGCGGCGTGTCCGCCAATTTCTCAAGCTGCCCGGGGCACCAGGGCTTTTGGTCGTCAATGACCATGGGATCCTTGGCGCGCATACGGTCAAAACCCGCCGAATGGTTGAGCAGGTGGCGTATTTGTATTTCAGCAATGCGCGGATCACGGAATGGCGGTGTCAGCCCCAACGCCTGAACCAGAGGCAGGCTCAGCCAGTCTGCCTGTCCCAAAGCCTGCTCATGGGTCACGCCAAAGAAAGTCACCAGCTTTGACAGGCTGGCAAGGCGAAAGCGCGTATCAGTTGTCACTCGCCTGCTGATCAGGGGATAGCTTTCCCAACCATTGACACAACCGGAAAGCGTACCCGATTGATCGACCAACACAATCTGGTTGCTAGGGGAATCCAGCTGAGCGGGGATTTGCCGCGCCAGTGTCTTTAACCAAGCCGGAGCAGTTGCATCGCAGCGTGTGGACAGCGCTGCCAACTGGCCTGTGATCGGATAAACCCAGCGCCGCACCATATTCCGGTCCGTCTCCCAGGCCAACCAGGGCAGGAAAATGGCACAGATCAACAAAAAATAAAGAATTGATCGCCAAAGCATGGTTTATCGAGGCGCTCATAAATGAAGAAGCGCCTTGAACAGGCGCTTCTTTCAGTCGGTTTAAAAAGAACCCAATGCTAGAGCATTAAGGGGTACCAGTACCAGTACCAGTACCAGTGCCAGAGCCAGTGCCACCGGATGCAGCCGCGCTAGCAGAGCAGCCGGCAGGACGGTACTTTCCATCAACAGTAGTGAAGCAAGACCAAGCACCCGAAGCAGCGTCACGTTGCCAAGTCAGCTTCTTGGTCTTAATCGCCACTGCAGCATTGCCGTTGAAGGTCGCTTCAAGAATTGCGGGGGCTGTCGCGCTGCCGAGATCGGCTGTCAGGCCAGTGGAGATAGTCACTGCCGCGCCCAACAAGTTGCTGGGAGTTGAGCCCAGATTGCATTCACCAGCTGCGGGGGTGGTTGTAGTCGAAGCAACAGCTGTCAGCTTGCCATCCAGAATACAGGCTTCGGCAGCCGTACGCAGCGAGCCCACTTCAGACATCACTCGCGAGACTTGGGACTTGGCCACATAGGTCTGGTATTGGGGAATGGCGATGGCAGCCAGAATACCGATGATCGCCACAACGATCATCAGTTCGATCAGGGTGAAACCCTTTTGAATGGAACGCTTCATTTCAAACTCCCTAGTTGGATAAGACATGAAGTACCAAGCAAGCTGCATGCCAATAATTTGGCAGAGGCAGGTCATATCCAAGACGACACGTTTGGCAACATGAAAGCGAGTTTGCGTAACAGTTTTGGCATTCCCGTCACAAGTAATGACAAATTTGTCAGACTCTTGGCGCAAGTCAAGCGAGCCAGTCACTCCACGACAAAGCGCATGGTGCTTCCCGCCAGGTCCACCGTGTCGCCATTGAGCAGCGGCACGGAAAGAGGGCCCACCACCTGACCATTGAGTTTGAGGTCTTCGCTTGCGCCCTCCAGCTGGGTGAGCACAAAGCCATGGGGCTTCTGGGTGATGGAGGCGATGGCTACACCGGGCTTGCCCAGGGTGGTGACGACCTTGAAGAGAGGTATTTCCCTGCCGGCCAGGCTGCCGGTGAGCATGCGAATCACCGCGTGGCGCTCAGGCAGCGCGGCGAGCGAGCCCTGGATGGTGGAGCTGAAGCTGGAGATTTCACCAAACCCGGAGGGGCTGGCGACTTTGGCATAGCCGCTGTCTGCCTCTTCGGAGATATGCGCCAGCGCCTTTTTGCTGCTCTGGGCAGACGACGGGGCACTCGAACCGGCAATCACGGTATCGAGAAAGCGGATCTTGTAGCGCCCGATGTCGAGCAGGTCGCCGTTGAGCAGGTCCTGCTTCTGGACGGCGCGACCGTTGACATAGGTGCCGTTGGTGCTGCGCAGGTCTTCAATGCTGACCTTGCCGCCAGAGATGGTGAGCACGGCATGCTCGCCGCTGACCGCCAGATTCTCGATCACGATGTCGTTGTAAGGACGACGACCCAAGGTCGTGCGCTCCTTGGTGAGCTGTACTTCCTTGATGACTGCGCCGTCGATTGAGATGACCAAAGTCGGCATGCTCGAAGCTCCTGAGGAAACGCCAAGTCCTGCTTGGCTGCACTGGCTAGGACCACTCCACTTGAGTGTGTGACTCAGCGCTCAATCACCAATCGTAACTGAATGAAACGCGCTTGCATGCTGCATCTTATTTCACTAATTCGATGAAGCCAGCTAACCGATTGAAATTTTCAACCTTGCTGCCATTCGACTGCAGCATCTTTGGAATCGCACCCGCAATCTATCAAGTCGCCATATAGGAAAAAGCCCGCGCTCGTTGAAAGCGCGGGCTTTTTGCAAATCTTTGCAAAGTGGCAGCTGCCACCTATCCGTGATTTAGAACGGGATATCGTCATCCATGTCGTCAAACCCTGAAGCTGCACGCTGGGGGGGAGGAGCCATGGGTGCAGGAGCAGGACGCTGCTGCATGGGTGCCGGTGCGGGGCGCTGCTGCATGGGAGCGGGAGCCTGACGGCGGGGTGCTTCGTAGCTGCTTTCGCCATAGCCGTCATCGCTGCCATAGCCGCCTTGCTGCTGACCACCACCCTGGCGGCTGCCCAGCATCTGCATGGCGTCGGCACGGATTTCGGTGGCGTAGCGTTCCTGGCCGGAGGCCTGGTCGGTCCACTTGCGGGTGCGCAGGCTGCCTTCCACATAGACCTGGCTGCCTTTGCGCAGGTACTGGCCCACGATTTCGGCCAGCTTGCCGTTGAAGACCACGCGGTGCCATTCGGTGGCTTCACGGTTTTCGCCGGTGTTCTTGTCGCGCCAGCGGTCTGTGGTGGCGATGGTCACATTGGCCACCTGATCGCCGCTGGGGAAGGTGCGCATTTCAGGGTCACGACCCAGATTGCCGACGATGATGACTTTGTTGACGGATGCCATAGAGATACCTTTTCAAAAAGTGGCCCGGGTAGTCAAGAAAGGTCCCGAACCAATGAACCTCGTATTCTGCCCCAAGCCAGCCATGACGAGCACGGGATTGCCCTATATCCCATCACGGCGATACATGGTGCCCCAGCAGGAAAGGGCCACTGCGCGCGAACAGCCGAGCAAGGGCAGCCCCGCTGCGAGGGCTGCGTCCCCCTCCGCGAGCAGAGAGGGGGAAGGCGGGGCCGCCTAGGCGCACAGCGCCTCAGAGGGTGTTGGTCTAAGTCAGTGGCGCCCCACAGGGCGCAGCGGCCAGGTCACCACCAGCCACAGGGCAACGAGCACAGCCGTCATGATGAACAGGCCCGGAATGCCCGCAAATTTGGCGACTGCACCACCGACAGCGCCACCGGCAAACAGGCCCAGCGACTGCAGCGTGTTGTAGGCACCCAATGCCGCACCACGCAGCGGCGCCGGAGCCATGCGCGAGACCAGGCTTGGCTGGGTGGCTTCAAGAGCATTGAAGCCGCAGAAAAACAGAAACATCAGCAGCGCCATGCACCAGACCGTCGGAATGGTGCCACTGGCGGCCAGCATGCCCAGACCGATCTGCACGACCAGTGCCAGACCAATGGCTCCCAGCAAGGCCTTGCGCAGCTTTCCCTTGCGCTCCATGGAGAACAGCAGGCCCATGGCCAGAAAGGACAGCAGCACGGCCGGCAGATAGATATGCCAGTGCTGCTCCTTGGCCAGACCGGCCTGCACCAGCATGGCCGGGACGGCCACCCACATGGACATCTGCACGGTATGCAGAATGAAGACGCCAAAATTCAGGCGCAGCAGATCGGACTGTCCCAGCAGCTCGCTGAACCTGCCCTTGGGCGCATCGGCATGTTGCCTGGGCTCGGGCGGCACCACCCACAGCACCACGGCAATGCCGGCCAGCGCCAGCGCGCAGGTCAGGCCGAAGATGCCGGACAGGCCGATCCAGGCATTGAGCAGCGGCGCCAGCACCAGCGCCAGTGCAAACATCAGCCCAATGCTGCCGCCGACCAAGGCCATGGCCTTGGTACGCACGCCATCGCGCGTCAGGTCGGCCAGCAAGGCCGTGACAGCGGCAGACACGGCACCTGCGCCCTGAATGGCACGTCCGGCCATCAGGCCGGTCAGCGAGTCGGCCATGGCCGCAATCAGGCTGCCGGCCGCAAACACCAGCAGGCCGGCGACGATGACACGCTTGCGGCCGATACGGTCGGAGGCCAGACCGATGGGCAACTGGAACAGGGCCTGGGTCAGGCCATACAGGCCCATGGCCAGGCCGATCATGGCCGGGTCGTCACCGCCCGGGTATTTGCGTGCCTCCAGCATGAAGACGGGCAGCACCAGGAACAGGCCCAGCATGCGCAGCGCAAAGATCAGCGCCAGGGCGCCGCTGGAGCGGCGTTCCTGGGAGGTCATGGTGGTGGAGGATTTGTCCGTGCCCTGCGTGCCCGCGCTGGGGGAGGTATTGATTTTTTTCACGCTCAGATTTTGCCAAGAGTCAAAGTCTTATGCCCAGGTTAACTAAATCACTGCCGGGCAAAAGAGAGGAAATAAAACCGTAGATTGTCCGTGAACCTGGATCATCTAGTCACGCGCAAGCCCGTCTGACTATCATGGAGAGTTTTCCCCGTCTGGAGCGCCCGTGTCCCTGAAGCCTGATTCGCCCTCTGAAATCCACGATGACAGCCTCTATCTGGGCCGTTCTCTGGCGCAGACACGCATCGCCATTCGCGGTGCACGCACGCACAACCTCAAGAACATCGACCTGGACATTCCCCGCAACCAGCTGGTGGTGATCACCGGCCTTTCGGGCTCGGGCAAGTCCAGCCTGGCCTTCGATACCTTGTACGCCGAAGGCCAGCGCCGTTATGTGGAGAGCCTCTCGGCCTATGCACGCCAGTTTCTGGGCCGACTGGACAAACCCGACGTCGATCTGATCGAGGGCCTGTCGCCCGCCATTTCCATCGAGCAGAAGGCCACCAGCCACAACCCGCGCTCCACCGTGGGCACGGTGACCGAGATCAACGACTATCTGCGCCTGCTCTACGCCCGTGCCGGCACACCGTTCTGTCCCGACCACAATCTGCCGCTGCAGGCCCAGACCATCAGTCAGATGGTGGACAGCGTGCTGCAGCTTCCCGAGGACACCAAGCTGATGATCCTCGGCCCCCTGGCGCGCGAGAAAAAGGGCGAGTTCGCCGAGCTTTTCGTGCAGCTCCAGGCCCAGGGCTATGTGCGCTTTCGTGTCGACGGGCAGATCTACGATGCACAGTCCCTGCCCAAGCTGGAGAAGAACGAGCGCCACAACATCGATGTGGTGATAGACCGCGTCAAGGTCCGCGAAGACATCAAGCAGCGCCTGGCCGAGAGCTTCGAGGCCGCCTTGCGCGCCGGCGGTGCCGATGCCGGCGGCCGCGTCATCGCGCTGGAGATGGACGGTGGCAAGGAACATCTGTTCAGCGCCAAGTTCGCCTGCCCCCTCTGCGACTACTCCCTGCCCGAGCTGGAGCCGCGTCTGTTCTCCTTCAACTCGCCCATGGGTGCCTGCCAGGCCTGCGACGGTCTGGGCAACAGCGAGGCCTTCGACCCCGACCGCGTCGTGCCCTTCCCGTCGCTGAGTCTGGCCAGCGGCGCCATCAAGGGCTGGGACAAGCGCAACAATTACTACTTCTCCATGCTGGAGAGCGTGGCCAAACACTATGGCGTGAGCACCGAGACGGCATTCGAGGACCTGCCCGAGAAAGTTCGCGACGTGATTCTCTTTGGCTCGGGCGACGAGTCCATGGAGTTCAACTATGTTTTCGAGAGCGGCGAACGCAAGGGCGAAGCCTTCATCAAGTCGCATCCGTTCGAAGGCATCATCCCCAACATTCAGCGCCGCTTTCGCGAGACCGAATCCCAGGTCGTGCGCGACGATCTGGCCAAGCTGCGCAGCATTCGCAAATGCCCCGAATGTGAAGGCACGCGCCTGCGCCGCGAAGCGCGCTTTGTGCGCGTGGGCGATGGCGAGCAGGCCCGCTCCATCTATGAAGTCAGCCATGCCACGCTGGCCGATGCGCTGGGCTGGTTCAAGCAGTTGAGCATGGCCGGAGCCAAGGCCGAGATTGCGGACAAGATCGTGCGTGAAATCGCCTCGCGCCTGCTCTTCCTCAACGATGTCGGCCTGTCCTACCTGAGCCTGGACCGCAGCGCCGACACGCTCTCGGGCGGCGAGGCCCAGCGCATTCGCCTGGCGTCTCAGATCGGCTCGGGCCTGACGGGCGTGATGTATGTGCTGGACGAGCCCTCCATCGGCCTGCACCAGCGCGACAACGACAAGCTGATTGCGACACTCGAGCACCTGCGCGATATCGGCAACAGCGTGATCGTGGTCGAGCACGACGAAGACATGATGCGCGCAGCCGACCAGATCATCGACATGGGCCCGGGCGCCGGCGTGCATGGCGGTCGCATCATGGCCCAGGGCAGCTACGAAGACATCAAGGCCTGCCCCGATTCGCCCACAGGCCGCTACCTGAGCGGCGTACAGAGCATTCCCGTGCCCAGGCAGCGCACCGCCTGGCTGCCCGTGCTGCGCAAGGAAAGTGAAGCCGAGGCTGCCCAAAGCGCATCGCGCTTTCCCGTCACGGCCGCCAAAAAGCGGGAATCTGCGAGCAAGGCGCGCACCGACCTTCAGGCGCTGACCGTGCAAGGCGCGCGCGGCCACAACCTCAGGAACGTGACGGTGGACTTCCCCGTCGGCCTGTTCACCTGCGTCACCGGCGTCTCGGGCTCGGGCAAATCCACCCTGGTCAACGACACGCTGTATGCCGAAGCGGCACGCCAGATACACCGCGCAGGCACCGAGCCGGCGGCGCATGACGATATCGCGGGCATCGACTATTTCGACAAGGTCATCAATGTCGACCAGTCGCCCATCGGCCGCACGCCGCGCAGCAACCCGGCCACCTATACCGGCCTGTTCACGCCGATCCGCGAGCTGATGGCCGAAACCAATACCGCCAAGGAACGCGGCTACGGCCCCGGGCGTTTCTCGTTCAATGTCTCGGGCGGGCGCTGCGAAGCCTGCCAGGGCGACGGCGTGGTCAAGGTGGAAATGCATTTTCTGCCCGATGTCTACGTGCCCTGCGACATCTGCCACGGCCAGCGCTACAACCGGGAAACACTGGAAGTGCAGTGGAAAGGCCGGAACATCTCGCAGATTCTGGAGATGACGGTCGAAGACGCCCATGCCTTCTTCAAGGACGTGCCCAGCATTGCGCGCAAGCTGCAGACCCTGCTGGACGTGGGCCTGTCCTATATCCGCCTGGGCCAGAGCGCGACCACGCTGTCGGGCGGCGAGGCCCAGCGCGTCAAGCTCGCACAGGAGCTGTCCAAGCGCGACACCGGCCGCACCCTCTACATCCTCGACGAGCCCACCACCGGCCTGCACTTCGCCGACATCGCCCTGCTCCTGAAAGTGCTGCACCAGCTGCGCGATGCGGGCAACACCATCGTCGTGATCGAGCACAACCTCGACGTCATCAAGACGGCCGACTGGCTGATCGACATGGGTCCCGAAGGCGGCTCGGGCGGCGGCCAGGTCGTGGCCCAGGGCACGCCCGAAGACATCGCAGCCAACCCGGCCAGCGTGACGGGCCGCTACCTCAGGCCCTATCTGCACAAGACCTCTGTCAAATCCAAAGCCAAATCGGCCACAAACCAAGACTGATAAAGTGCAAGCAGCTATGCAAACCATAGCTACTTGCAGCGAGGAGAGAAACAATGCAGAAAGATATCTGGGATTTCGTCATCGTGGGGGCCGGCATGGCCGGTGTATCCGCCGCCTGGCAACTGGCGCAGTCGGGTGGCGATACTCCGCCTTCCGTGCTGGTGCTGGAGCGCGAATCCCAGCCCGGCTATCACACTACCGGCCGCTCGGCCGCACTGTTTGAAGAGCATTACGGCCCCGCCCAGGTACAGGCCCTGACCCGCGCCAGCCGCGCCTTCTACGATGCGCCGCCGGCCGGTTTTGCCGAAGCTCCCATCCTCACGCCGCGCGGCGTGCTCTATGTCGGCACGGCCGAGCAAAAGGATCTGGTCGATGCAGCCTATGCAGAAGCCACCATCCACTCCCCCGAGGCCCAGCGCCTGAGCGCCGAGCAACTCAAGACCCTGGTTCCCGTGCTCGATACCGAGGTCTTGGTGGACGGTTTTCTGGACACCGGCGCACGCGATATCGATGTGCACGGCCTGCACCAGGGCTATATCCGCGGCCTGCGCCAGCGCGGCGGCGACCTGTGGTGCAACGCCGAGGTCCAGGCCATCACCCGCGTCAACGACTGCTGGCACATTGCCCTGCCCCAGGGGCTGAGCCTTCGTGCCAAGGTCATCGTCAACGCTGCCGGGGCCTGGGTGGATGTCGTGGCCGCCATGGTGGGTGCGGCTCCCATCGGCATCACGCCCAAGCGCCGCAGCGCCTTCACTTTCCCGGCCCCCGAAGGCATGGATGCCACGCACTGGCCCGCCATCATCAGCGCCGATGAAAACTGGTACATCAAGCCCGACGCCGGCCAGTTGCTGGGCTCACCCGCCAATGCAGACCCCGTGGCACCGCACGATGTCGTGCCCGAAGAGCTGGACATTGCCACCGGCATCTATCACATAGAGGAAGCCACCACGCTGCAAATCCGCCGCCCCTCGCATACCTGGGCCGGCCTGCGCAGCTTTGTCGCCGATGGCGAGCTGGTGATAGGCTGGGATGCCTCGCCCACGCCTGTGCCGGGATTTTTCTGGGTCGCCGCCCAGGGCGGCTATGGCATCCAGAGCGCCGCCGGCTACAGCCTGCTGGCACGCAATCTGCTGCTCGGCGAAACGCTGGATGCGGCGCTGGCCGCGCAGAAGGTGAATGTGGGGGCGGTGTCGCCTGCGAGATGCCAGCGAGTGCATCAGGATTGATAGCGGGTAGCGCTTGATGAGTTTGGGCTATTGCCTGATTTTTGCCTGATTCCCGTGCTGAGGGCGGGTCTCGGCCCGCCGGCCGCCCTTCTTTTCTTGCTCGTGCAAGAAAAGAAGGCAAAAGAACACGTCCCGACTATCTGCGTCCCTGCGCTTCGCTACGGGCAAGCCTGCCAAAGCCATGACGAAATCAGGCTCTAGCGCTTATCTGGATTGCAGCAACAGCTATTAATTTTTCAAAGAAGCTATCCCACATTCGGTATTGCACCTTGTGCCCACGCCTGCGAAGGCAGCCTGTTGTGGCGCGCAGTTGCACCGTAGAGTGCAACAGCATCGTCATCACTTTTACGGCAACGTGTTTGAACGCCGTGAGTTTTGCCGAACAGCCACAAGAGGTTGACGGCACAGGTTACCCAGTAGCGTAGCGAAGGGGGCGTGGGCAGTAGGGGCGGTGTTCTTTGCCTACTTTCTTGGGGGCGGCCCCCCCGCCACCGGCAAGAAAGTGAGTCGGCAAGGCGGGCCGAGACCCGCCCTCTGTCCTGCAATCAGCAGAAAAAACAAAAACGGCCTGCGCCCCAGAGGCACAAGCCGTTTCCCAACCTAGGCGACCTCAGGCCGCCAGTCAAAGCAAGATCAGTTCTCGATCTTGGCGAACTGAACAATCTTCGAGTACTTGGCAATCTCGGTATTGATGTACTTGCCGGCATCCACCTTGGGATCGGCCACCACATTGCCGGTCTCTTCCATCTTCTTGCGGAACTCGGGCGAAGCCATGGTGTCTTCCAGCGCCTTCTTCAGCTTGGCGGCGATGGGAGCGGGCAGGCCCTTGGGGGCCATCAGCGCAAACCAGCTGTTGATGTCCACATTCTTGAACTGGGGCAGCTCGGAGAGGGCCGGAATATCGGGGGTGATGGCCGAGCGCTTGCCTTCGGTCGTACCCAGGGCCACGACCTTGCCGGCCTTGATATGGGGCAGACCCGAGGACAGCACGAACACGCCGAACTCGATGTTGTTTCCCACCAGGTCGGTGGTCAGCGGCGCAACGCCCTTGTAAGGCACATGGGTCATGTGCAGCTTGCCCTGCTCCTTGACCAGCTCGCCGGCCAGGTGCAGCGCCGTGCCCACGCCGGAGCTGCCGTAGCTGAACTTGTCGGGGTTCTTGGACACCAGGCTCACGAACTCGGCCGCGTTCTTCACGCCGGCCTTGTGCGATGCGACCAGTACCATGGGCTGGGAGCCCACCAGACCGATGGGAGTGAAGTCGCCAATGTTGTACTTCACGGCCTTGTTGATGAGCCTGGCGATGGCCAGCTCATTGTTGGCGCCCACCATGATGGTGTAACCGTCGGCAGGGGCCTTGGCCACTTTTTGCGCACCGATGGCGCCACCGGCACCGCCCAGGTTTTCCACCACCACGGGCTGGCCCAGATGCTTGGCCAGGCCGTCGGCCACCAGACGACCGACCAGGTCGGTGCTGCCGCCGGCCGGGTAGCCCACGACCATGGTGATGGCCTTGCTGGGATAGTTGTCGGCGGCGATGGCAGGCACTGCCACGGCAGCGCCCAGCAGCAGGCCCGCAGCGATGGCGGTACGGCGGAGGATGTTTGTGTTCTGCATGAAACTATTCCGAATCTGTATGAGGCAATTGTCCGAATACGGAGAGAACCTTTCAGTGCCGATCTGGCACATTTCAGTGCCATTTCAGCACATCAAGGTACTCCCGGGCAAATCGAGAGGGAGCAACGTCGTCAGGCGCTCGATACCGGCTGTTGTTTTTCAAGCTTCAATTCTGGCCGCAGGCAAAAAAGGAGTGACTGCTCATTTACTGACCGGTGATATCGGTCCAGAACTGCTCCGCAGCGGTGCTCAGGCGGCGTTTGGGCCGATAGAGCCGCACATCGAAATGCACGTCCAGACTGCCGTCGCCGGCCAGCGCCAGACGACCGTCCTGGCAATCGCGCTGCACCATGGACCAGGGCATCCAGGCCACGCCCAGACCCTTGAGCACGTACTCGTAATTGGCATCCGCCGAATCGCATTCGATGCAGCGGCGCAGGCGCGGCCACAGCGGATGGCTGGCCAGATGGTCTTCGGCCAGCCGCCCCAGCGCCATGCTGTGCGAGAACGCCAGATAAGGCACGGGGCTGGCACCGGGCAGCAGGGCCTGCGCCAGTGCAAACAAGGGCTTGCCTTCGGCATCGGCCCGGGCCACGGGCACCAGCTTGTCGCTCATCACCGTCAGATAGCTGAACTGACGGCCATCCAGCCGCACGGCAATGGCCGCATGGTGATAGAGCAGGGCAAAGCTGACCTCGCCGCGCTGCAGCATGTGCACGGTTTCGTCGAGTGTGCGGGTGACGATGCGCATCTCCGCCGTCTGCAGCACGCTGCCGTAGCGCGCCAGCCAGTCGGCCACGATGGTGCGCGCCAGGGTACGTCCCGTGGCCAGCGTGATCACATGGGCCTGCCGACCGGCCACGGCCTGCAGCTCGTCATGCGACTGGGCCAGGGTACGCACCATCTGCTCGGCGGTGTCGCGGAAGGCTTCTCCGGCCGGGGTGAGACGAACCGGCCCGCCGCCCGCTTCGATCAGCGGCGTTCCAGCCCATGCCTCCAGCGCACGAATGCGCCGGCCGAAGGCGGGATGGGTGACATGACGCAGCTCCGCCGCACGCGTGAAGCTGCGCTCCTGAGCCAGAAGCAGAAAGTCTTCCAGCCATTTGCTTTGCATGGCCAGAGCCTACCCTGGCTCAGCTCTGGGCTGCAGCCTGCAGCGTGGCGCGCGTGGCGATGGCGGCTTCGCGTGCAGCCTTGGCAAAGTCGTCGCCCTGCCCTGCGTACAGGATGGCGCGCGAGGAGTTGATGATGATGGGCCCGCCGCCGATGCGGGCCGCCTTGACGGTTGCCACGGCATCGCCGCCCTGTGCACCCACGCCGGGAATCAGCAGCGGCAAGGTGGGAGCCACGGCACGCACGCGCTCGATCTCGTTGGGACGGGTTGCCCCCACCACCAGGCCCAGCTGGCCGTTGGTGTTCCAGGGGCCCTGGGCCAGCTTGGCCACATGCTCGAACATATGGGGGTTGCCAGGCACATCGGCCAGGACCTGGGCCTGCAGATCGTCACCGCCGGGGTTGGAGGTGCGGCACAGCAAAAAAGCTCCCTTGCCCTCGTACTTGAGATAGGGCGTGATGGAGTCGAATCCCATGAAGGGAGAGAGCGTCACGGCATCGGCGCCATAGCGCTCGAAGGCTTCCTTGGCGTATTGCTCGGCGGTGGAGCCGATATCGCCGCGCTTGGCATCCAGAATCACGGGCACATGGGGTGCCACGCGACGCATGTGCTCCATCAGCTTTTCGAGCTGGTCTTCGGCACGGTGAGCGGCAAAGTAGGCGATCTGGGGCTTGAAGCTGTTGACCAGATCATGGGTGGCATCGACGATGGCTGCACAGAAGTCGTAGATCTTGGAAGTATCGCCCTTCATGGCACCGGGGAAGCGGCTGGGTTCGGGGTCCAGACCCACGCACAGCATGGAGTCATTGCGCGTGGACGCGTCGCG
Protein-coding sequences here:
- the uvrA gene encoding excinuclease ABC subunit UvrA, with the protein product MSLKPDSPSEIHDDSLYLGRSLAQTRIAIRGARTHNLKNIDLDIPRNQLVVITGLSGSGKSSLAFDTLYAEGQRRYVESLSAYARQFLGRLDKPDVDLIEGLSPAISIEQKATSHNPRSTVGTVTEINDYLRLLYARAGTPFCPDHNLPLQAQTISQMVDSVLQLPEDTKLMILGPLAREKKGEFAELFVQLQAQGYVRFRVDGQIYDAQSLPKLEKNERHNIDVVIDRVKVREDIKQRLAESFEAALRAGGADAGGRVIALEMDGGKEHLFSAKFACPLCDYSLPELEPRLFSFNSPMGACQACDGLGNSEAFDPDRVVPFPSLSLASGAIKGWDKRNNYYFSMLESVAKHYGVSTETAFEDLPEKVRDVILFGSGDESMEFNYVFESGERKGEAFIKSHPFEGIIPNIQRRFRETESQVVRDDLAKLRSIRKCPECEGTRLRREARFVRVGDGEQARSIYEVSHATLADALGWFKQLSMAGAKAEIADKIVREIASRLLFLNDVGLSYLSLDRSADTLSGGEAQRIRLASQIGSGLTGVMYVLDEPSIGLHQRDNDKLIATLEHLRDIGNSVIVVEHDEDMMRAADQIIDMGPGAGVHGGRIMAQGSYEDIKACPDSPTGRYLSGVQSIPVPRQRTAWLPVLRKESEAEAAQSASRFPVTAAKKRESASKARTDLQALTVQGARGHNLRNVTVDFPVGLFTCVTGVSGSGKSTLVNDTLYAEAARQIHRAGTEPAAHDDIAGIDYFDKVINVDQSPIGRTPRSNPATYTGLFTPIRELMAETNTAKERGYGPGRFSFNVSGGRCEACQGDGVVKVEMHFLPDVYVPCDICHGQRYNRETLEVQWKGRNISQILEMTVEDAHAFFKDVPSIARKLQTLLDVGLSYIRLGQSATTLSGGEAQRVKLAQELSKRDTGRTLYILDEPTTGLHFADIALLLKVLHQLRDAGNTIVVIEHNLDVIKTADWLIDMGPEGGSGGGQVVAQGTPEDIAANPASVTGRYLRPYLHKTSVKSKAKSATNQD
- a CDS encoding NAD(P)/FAD-dependent oxidoreductase, with the translated sequence MQKDIWDFVIVGAGMAGVSAAWQLAQSGGDTPPSVLVLERESQPGYHTTGRSAALFEEHYGPAQVQALTRASRAFYDAPPAGFAEAPILTPRGVLYVGTAEQKDLVDAAYAEATIHSPEAQRLSAEQLKTLVPVLDTEVLVDGFLDTGARDIDVHGLHQGYIRGLRQRGGDLWCNAEVQAITRVNDCWHIALPQGLSLRAKVIVNAAGAWVDVVAAMVGAAPIGITPKRRSAFTFPAPEGMDATHWPAIISADENWYIKPDAGQLLGSPANADPVAPHDVVPEELDIATGIYHIEEATTLQIRRPSHTWAGLRSFVADGELVIGWDASPTPVPGFFWVAAQGGYGIQSAAGYSLLARNLLLGETLDAALAAQKVNVGAVSPARCQRVHQD
- a CDS encoding Bug family tripartite tricarboxylate transporter substrate binding protein, with protein sequence MQNTNILRRTAIAAGLLLGAAVAVPAIAADNYPSKAITMVVGYPAGGSTDLVGRLVADGLAKHLGQPVVVENLGGAGGAIGAQKVAKAPADGYTIMVGANNELAIARLINKAVKYNIGDFTPIGLVGSQPMVLVASHKAGVKNAAEFVSLVSKNPDKFSYGSSGVGTALHLAGELVKEQGKLHMTHVPYKGVAPLTTDLVGNNIEFGVFVLSSGLPHIKAGKVVALGTTEGKRSAITPDIPALSELPQFKNVDINSWFALMAPKGLPAPIAAKLKKALEDTMASPEFRKKMEETGNVVADPKVDAGKYINTEIAKYSKIVQFAKIEN
- a CDS encoding LysR family transcriptional regulator, with the protein product MQSKWLEDFLLLAQERSFTRAAELRHVTHPAFGRRIRALEAWAGTPLIEAGGGPVRLTPAGEAFRDTAEQMVRTLAQSHDELQAVAGRQAHVITLATGRTLARTIVADWLARYGSVLQTAEMRIVTRTLDETVHMLQRGEVSFALLYHHAAIAVRLDGRQFSYLTVMSDKLVPVARADAEGKPLFALAQALLPGASPVPYLAFSHSMALGRLAEDHLASHPLWPRLRRCIECDSADANYEYVLKGLGVAWMPWSMVQRDCQDGRLALAGDGSLDVHFDVRLYRPKRRLSTAAEQFWTDITGQ